In Lysinibacillus sp. 2017, the DNA window GCGCGCTCGCTGTTACTTGTACGCTATTATCCGAAATAGAATGGATGTTTTCTGAGACTTTTTGCAATGATTTAAAGCTTTTTGTTAGTTTACTTGATTGTTGTTCAAAGCCGTCTTGTACATCATTCATCGCAAGTGCAATTTGCTCTGATGCTTTACGACTTTCTGCTAATGTTGCTGCAAGCTCTTCAGACGAAGCTGAAATGACTGAAGATTGTTCATGAATATGCTTAATAATCGATGAAAGCATATCACTCATCTTACGGAATGAACGGCTTAACAACCCAATTTCATCCTTCTTATTAATAGTTAAGGTTGTACGTAAATCGCCAGAGCTCATCACAACTGCTGCATCTGAAATTTCTTTTAATGGTTTTGTAATTGAACGAATAATGATGATTAGGAATACTCCTAAAATAACAAGTGAAGTAATGACAACATAAAGCGTTGTTTTTAAAATAGGATTCGTGGCCTCATGAATTTCACTGACAAACAGAGTGCCTCCAATTTTCCAACCGGTTAATTCATTGGTTGCAACAAACATTTGTTTATCTGAGAATAAGACGTAAATGCAATTAATAATGTCGGGATAAGTAGTGCAATTAAAAAGGCAAAGCCTAATTTGTAATTAATCGATGTTACTTTCGGTTTTTTCGATTTCCCCATGCCGTTTCTCCTCCAAAAATTTCTTTAGTGTAGTGCTTTTTATGTATCTACTTTCATTATAGTTTATTGTAAATAATTAGGGGGTTGTATATTTGACAAAAACCCGAATTTGTATAAAATAGGTAATTATTTTCACTTTTAATCGATTGTTTTTTTGTGAATTCCTATTACGGATGCTAGGTTTTCACTATAAAATAGACTATGATGAAAAGAACAAATCACTTGGAGGATTTTTAAATGAAGGGTAAAAAAAGGTTATATGTAGCCGTGGTCGTTGTTATTATTATCGCAGCGATGTTAGATATTATGTTTAAAGGTTTGGGTTATCAGTTATTACAAAAGATAGTTTAAGAAAAAAGGTTCTGTCCAGAAAGTTTTTCCGGACAGAACCTTTTGCATTAATTATTTTGACTAATTCTTAACCATGTAATTTAAATTGACGTACATTTTCATTTAAAGTCTCGGCCATTCCAGCAAGTGTTGAAGAACTATTTGAAATTTCGTCCATGGCACTAGAGGCTTGTTCTACAGTAGCCGAAGTTTCTTCGATACTAGCAGCAGATTGTTGAGAAACTGCTGCAATTTCATCAATTGAACGATTAATCGTTGCAGTATTTTGTACAACTTCATTTAACTGAGAAGACATATTTGTAATATGGTCGGACATATTTGAAAGCATGTTCGAAATTTCCGAGAAGGTTTCACCTGTTGTTGTAATTTGTGCTGAACCACGTTCGACTTCTTCATAACCTGCTTCAAGTGATGAAGTGACAAGGTGTGATCCAGTTATAATTTTATCGACAATTGTTGTAATATCACCAACAGAATTTGTTACTTGATCGGCTAATTTTCGAACCTCATCCGCTACGACAGCGAAACCTTTACCGTGTTCACCCGCACGTGCAGCTTCAATCGCAGCATTAAGTGAAAGTAAATTTGTTTGGTCTGCAATTGCATGGATAACCTGAACAATTTTTGAGATTTCCTGTGTTTGTGTGCTTAATTCATCAACTTTAGTAACAGCATCTTTTACGATATGATCAATGGTTACCATTTGATTCGTTGATGCATCCATTAAGTTTTGACCTTGTTTTGTTAATGTCATGACCTCATGAGAGTAGCGATTAATTTCGACATTACGGTCATTGACATTTGACATTTTCATCGTGAAATCCGACATGGTTGCTGCTACATCGGCTGCGTTGCTTGCTTGTATTTCTGTACCATTTGCAATTTCGGAAACCGTCGTAGAGATTTGCTCTGTTCCGACTTTTACTTCACTAGCAGATTGAGTTAACTCTTCACTTTGTGCTGCAACTTCGTTTGAAACTTGTTGAATCGTTTTTAACATACGATTTAACGTCTGAACCATTTCGTTCGTTGCATCCGTTAATTGCCCAATTTCATCGGCTGTCGTTTTTTCGAGAAGAGGTTCACTGAAATTACCATTCGCGATGCTTTCCATACGTTTTGTTACGGTAATGATTGGACGTGAAATCCTACGCGCACTAATACTTGCGATAACGATAGAGAGG includes these proteins:
- a CDS encoding methyl-accepting chemotaxis protein; the protein is MIKFKTIRKRILFAFTSVIAIIAAFIIYNYIQTSNSVDNTKKIVDEELQLLTVDYDLAQTMAIRIAAARGYVLSGSSTYKDIYTENVAIAQQKEEQLRVLIQSDEFEKYAKMAAEWSNYVQTSVLDVYDAGNEKLATANLIKMDNTATEIRKGFESLAVSRSEKMNTYGQEVITSGTTTKTMSLVTGLLIIILSIVIASISARRISRPIITVTKRMESIANGNFSEPLLEKTTADEIGQLTDATNEMVQTLNRMLKTIQQVSNEVAAQSEELTQSASEVKVGTEQISTTVSEIANGTEIQASNAADVAATMSDFTMKMSNVNDRNVEINRYSHEVMTLTKQGQNLMDASTNQMVTIDHIVKDAVTKVDELSTQTQEISKIVQVIHAIADQTNLLSLNAAIEAARAGEHGKGFAVVADEVRKLADQVTNSVGDITTIVDKIITGSHLVTSSLEAGYEEVERGSAQITTTGETFSEISNMLSNMSDHITNMSSQLNEVVQNTATINRSIDEIAAVSQQSAASIEETSATVEQASSAMDEISNSSSTLAGMAETLNENVRQFKLHG